From a single Silene latifolia isolate original U9 population chromosome 6, ASM4854445v1, whole genome shotgun sequence genomic region:
- the LOC141588445 gene encoding secreted RxLR effector protein 161-like, producing MTSRYQAKPGEIHWVAVKSILKYMRRTKDLFLVFRGDTELSVKGYIDSSFQTDRDDLKSQAGFVFMINGSAFSWRSFKEPVVADSTMELEYIAASEAAKEVVWIRQLLEGLRVVPSAKHLITLYCDNREAIFQGNEPKSSNKSRHVPRKFHMIRDYIERKEIEICKVGTDHNIPDPLTKTLPLATHDRHVVFMGLKRMPNLY from the coding sequence atgacaagtagatatcaagccaAGCCAGGTGAGATTCACTGGGTAGCCGTCAAGAGTATCCTTAAGTacatgagaagaactaaggatttaTTCTTGGTGTTTAGAGGTGATACCGAGCTAAGTGTGAAGGGTTACATCGACTCGAGCTTCCAAACTGACAGGGATGACTTGAAGTCCCAGGCTGGCTTTGTTTTTATGATCAATGGTAGTGCCTTTagttggagaagtttcaaagaaccaGTTGTTGCGGATTCTACAATGGAGcttgagtacattgcagcatctgaagctgccaaggaagttgTATGGATTAGGCAGTTATTAGAAGGACTAAGGGTAGTCCCTTCCGCCAAACATCTTATCACActttattgtgataatagagaGGCCATCTTTCAAGGTAACgaacccaagtctagcaacaagtctagacatgtacccaGAAAATTTCATATGATTAGGGATtatattgaaaggaaggaaatagagatttgtaaggttgggacagatcaTAATATTCCTGATCCTCTAACCAAGACTCTACCACTGGCTACGCATGACCGACATGTAGTTTTCATGGGTCTTAAGCGTATGCctaatttgtattag